The genomic DNA GAGCAATGGATTACGCAGCTGCTTCCGCTGCTTCTGGATCGTTAACACCCTCTTTGACACGGGACCTGAGTAAGAAAACTGTGGATGAGGTGTGGCAGGAAATACAACAAGAACAGAGGAATACTGTCAGTCTCGACCGGTTAAATGAAAGGCAACTCACTCTTGGCGAGATTACATTGGAAGATTTCTTGGTTAAGGCAGGGGCTGTTGCAGAAGCTTGTTTGGGGAAAGGAAATGCACTTCTTCCTATTGGGATTAATGAGACAATACAAAATATTCAAcaccaacaacaacaatggaTGAGTTACCAAGTTCCTCCAATTCATCAacaacagcagcagcagcagagtATGATTGCGGTTTATATGCCTGGGCAGCCATCGCAACAAACAGCTGCAAATCCAATGATGGATGCTTCTTACCCTGAAAGTCTAATGGGAACATTGTCGGATACTCAGACGCCAGGAAGAAAAAGAGGTGCCTCGGGTGATGTAGTTGTGGAGAGGACAGTTGAAAGGAGGCAGAAGAGGATGATCAAGAATCGAGAATCTGCAGCTCGTTCAAGAGCTAGGAAACAGGTTATTAGATCTTGGCTGAGTAAGTAATTGGTTGCTCGTTGTTTTAAACTTCACTTTATATGACTGCTGCAGGCTTACACTCATGAACTGGAGAACAAGGTATCAAGACTTGAGGAGGAAAATGAAAAGCTCAAAAAGCTGAAGGTTTGCCCCCTTTCTTTTTTTCCCCAACAGTTATTCCTTTTGTGATTTAACATGCAATCATCAGTTCTCTATTAGACTCTGAGTATAGAAAACTGTGTTACAGCTTGGCATTGAAAACTGACAATAGAAACACTTGCTCTTGTTCATGTTATCTTTTGGTATGATGAAATGGTTTCCATGTATTTTACAAAGTGGTACTGGTGTAAAACTGATATGTGAAAACTGATTTAACAACAAGC from Impatiens glandulifera chromosome 9, dImpGla2.1, whole genome shotgun sequence includes the following:
- the LOC124915028 gene encoding ABSCISIC ACID-INSENSITIVE 5-like protein 2 isoform X1, which codes for MQAACVLVSINYCMGTKRMGSQGDSGSRAVNNTIQDPRSQALTRQGSSLYNLTLDEVQNQLGDLGKPFSSMNLDELLKTVWNAEANQAANIGAMDYAAASAASGSLTPSLTRDLSKKTVDEVWQEIQQEQRNTVSLDRLNERQLTLGEITLEDFLVKAGAVAEACLGKGNALLPIGINETIQNIQHQQQQWMSYQVPPIHQQQQQQQSMIAVYMPGQPSQQTAANPMMDASYPESLMGTLSDTQTPGRKRGASGDVVVERTVERRQKRMIKNRESAARSRARKQAYTHELENKVSRLEEENEKLKKLKKLENVLACVPLPEPKYQLRRTSSACF
- the LOC124915028 gene encoding ABSCISIC ACID-INSENSITIVE 5-like protein 2 isoform X3; amino-acid sequence: MQAACVLYCMGTKRMGSQGDSGSRAVNNTIQDPRSQALTRQGSSLYNLTLDEVQNQLGDLGKPFSSMNLDELLKTVWNAEANQAANIGAMDYAAASAASGSLTPSLTRDLSKKTVDEVWQEIQQEQRNTVSLDRLNERQLTLGEITLEDFLVKAGAVAEACLGKGNALLPIGINETIQNIQHQQQQWMSYQVPPIHQQQQQQQSMIAVYMPGQPSQQTAANPMMDASYPESLMGTLSDTQTPGRKRGASGDVVVERTVERRQKRMIKNRESAARSRARKQAYTHELENKVSRLEEENEKLKKLKKLENVLACVPLPEPKYQLRRTSSACF
- the LOC124915028 gene encoding ABSCISIC ACID-INSENSITIVE 5-like protein 2 isoform X2 yields the protein MQAACVLVSINYCMGTKRMGSQGDSGSRAVNNTIQDPRSQALTRQGSSLYNLTLDEVQNQLGDLGKPFSSMNLDELLKTVWNAEANQAANIGAMDYAAASAASGSLTPSLTRDLSKKTVDEVWQEIQQEQRNTVSLDRLNERQLTLGEITLEDFLVKAGAVAEACLGKGNALLPIGINETIQNIQHQQQQWMSYQVPPIHQQQQQQQSMIAVYMPGQPSQQTAANPMMDASYPESLMGTLSDTQTPGRKRGASGDVVVERTVERRQKRMIKNRESAARSRARKQAYTHELENKVSRLEEENEKLKKLKLENVLACVPLPEPKYQLRRTSSACF